In one window of Pseudodesulfovibrio sediminis DNA:
- a CDS encoding DUF190 domain-containing protein: MILLEKAERIRIYIGEDHKHKMHPLSDVILREAKELGLAGATVFRGMAGFGANSRIRTTKILRLSEDLPVIIEVVDHPDRLEKFLERLEKLVTDGMITREPIEVMAYRHSK, translated from the coding sequence ATGATACTGCTCGAAAAAGCTGAACGAATCAGAATATATATAGGCGAGGACCACAAGCATAAAATGCACCCCCTTTCCGACGTTATCCTCAGGGAAGCCAAGGAACTGGGGCTAGCAGGGGCGACAGTCTTTCGGGGCATGGCAGGCTTCGGCGCCAACAGCCGCATACGAACCACCAAAATCCTGCGATTATCCGAAGACCTCCCCGTGATCATCGAAGTAGTGGATCATCCCGACAGGCTAGAAAAATTTCTGGAACGCCTGGAAAAACTCGTCACCGACGGAATGATCACACGCGAACCGATCGAAGTCATGGCCTATCGTCACTCAAAATAA
- a CDS encoding potassium channel family protein: MLRQRAKLGSFWSIVLGFIYMFVIFLVGIGFYMGYEHWDFTSAFYMVVITLSTVGFMEVNPLSEEGRIFTAFIIMGGVGGFVYIAGAFAQILIDGRLQILWGKHKMMKEISRLRNHFIICGYGRIGSIVVQEITAEGHDIVVIEQNAELIDKMEQDGILCLDGDATSDEVLLSAGLLQANSLISALSSEAANVYVTLTARQLNPDISIVARAGDKTHISRLELAGADRVVLPHFIGGLRMAQNVLRPTVTNFMELAVRGGIDLQMEELKVSPTSALVDKNLIESKIRPNYNLIIIAIKKDSGEMVFNPGPKEVINADDTLIAVGNRKNLSEIKEIL; this comes from the coding sequence ATGTTACGCCAGAGAGCAAAGCTTGGCTCCTTCTGGAGCATTGTCCTTGGTTTCATATACATGTTCGTGATCTTCCTTGTGGGGATCGGTTTTTACATGGGGTATGAGCACTGGGACTTTACGAGCGCCTTCTACATGGTTGTTATCACTCTATCCACTGTGGGGTTCATGGAAGTGAACCCTCTCTCCGAAGAAGGCCGTATCTTCACAGCATTCATCATTATGGGTGGTGTGGGTGGCTTCGTATACATAGCGGGTGCATTTGCTCAGATTTTGATTGACGGTCGACTGCAAATTTTGTGGGGTAAACATAAGATGATGAAAGAAATAAGTCGTTTAAGAAACCATTTTATTATATGTGGTTATGGCCGTATTGGCAGTATCGTTGTGCAGGAAATTACTGCAGAAGGTCATGATATCGTGGTTATTGAGCAGAATGCCGAACTTATCGACAAGATGGAGCAGGATGGCATTCTCTGTCTTGATGGCGATGCCACAAGTGATGAAGTGCTGCTGAGTGCCGGATTGCTCCAGGCGAATTCCCTTATTTCCGCCTTGTCCAGTGAAGCTGCCAACGTGTACGTGACTTTGACAGCTCGTCAGCTTAACCCGGATATCAGCATTGTGGCCCGTGCTGGTGACAAAACACATATTTCACGCCTTGAGCTGGCCGGTGCGGATCGCGTCGTTCTCCCGCATTTCATAGGCGGTCTGCGCATGGCGCAGAATGTCCTTCGTCCGACTGTGACCAACTTTATGGAGCTCGCTGTGCGCGGAGGCATTGACCTCCAGATGGAAGAGCTGAAAGTCTCTCCGACTTCTGCTCTCGTGGACAAAAATCTTATTGAATCCAAGATCCGTCCCAATTATAATCTTATCATCATTGCCATCAAGAAAGATTCCGGTGAAATGGTCTTCAATCCCGGTCCCAAGGAAGTCATCAATGCGGATGACACGCTGATTGCCGTGGGCAACAGAAAGAACCTCTCTGAAATTAAAGAAATTTTATAA
- the clpA gene encoding ATP-dependent Clp protease ATP-binding subunit ClpA, with translation MLSKELESALTSAVNEVKSRNHEFLTLEHLLYAISIEEQGEEILEACGAEMERLRDQLGRFFVENMEALPEGTESEVIQTLGVRRVLQRAVWQKKASGKTTVEVGDVLAAMFDEEDSYAVYFLRTHDVSRLDILEFISHGMSMSEDWNDLGTDHTKPDPLETRPGDKKSPLKEFTVNLTDRAAEGLIDPLIGRGPELERTVQVLARRRKNNPIYVGDPGVGKTAMAEGLALMVVEGNVPKEFINAEIYSLDMGSLLAGTKYRGDFEARLKGVLEELKQNKEAILFMDEIHTIVGAGSVSGGSMDASNILKPLLQSGEIRCMGSTTFEEYKNHFEKDRALSRRFQKIEINEPTVEETVAILKGLKPHYEAFHGVNYTHFALKAAAELAERHITDRYLPDKAIDVMDEAGALYKLSTRQRKGNRIKVADIEKVVARMARIPARRLTMSDRARLQSLEDDLRSVLFGQDEAVAALSQSIKRSRAGMRQVGRPVGSFLLTGPTGVGKTELARQLANVLDIGFIRFDMSEYMEKHAVARLIGAPPGYVGFDQGGLLTEGVRKKPHCVVLFDEIEKAHPDVFNILLQVMDYATLTDNNGRKADFRHVILLMTSNAGAREMSKGAIGFQRNENADREGGALKALEKLFSPEFRNRLDSIVTFKALEQPVMELIVDKFVHELNDQLQDRRVVVTLSDKARARLAVLGYDTAMGARPLGRVIQTEIKDVIADELLFGELVNGGVVSVDVPAKVRKSRKTSTPEEVGEFVFSFEPTGRKQ, from the coding sequence ATGCTCAGTAAGGAACTTGAAAGTGCGTTGACCTCTGCTGTCAACGAGGTAAAGAGCAGGAATCATGAATTCCTCACGCTCGAACACCTTCTCTACGCTATCTCCATTGAGGAACAGGGTGAGGAAATCCTGGAGGCGTGTGGCGCGGAAATGGAGCGTCTTCGTGATCAGTTGGGGCGTTTTTTCGTGGAAAATATGGAAGCTTTGCCCGAAGGCACCGAGTCTGAGGTCATCCAGACATTGGGTGTGCGTCGGGTTCTTCAACGCGCAGTCTGGCAAAAAAAGGCTTCGGGCAAGACCACGGTAGAGGTCGGAGATGTCCTGGCCGCCATGTTTGATGAAGAAGACTCCTATGCCGTGTACTTCTTGCGGACCCATGACGTTTCCCGTCTCGATATTTTGGAATTCATCTCGCATGGGATGTCCATGAGTGAGGATTGGAATGATCTCGGCACAGATCACACCAAGCCTGATCCTTTGGAAACACGTCCTGGAGACAAGAAAAGTCCGCTGAAGGAGTTTACGGTCAATCTGACTGACCGTGCGGCCGAAGGGCTTATTGATCCGCTCATCGGTCGAGGACCAGAGCTGGAGCGTACCGTTCAGGTTCTGGCCCGTCGTCGCAAGAATAATCCCATCTATGTGGGCGATCCCGGTGTGGGCAAGACAGCCATGGCCGAAGGGTTGGCACTTATGGTTGTGGAGGGGAATGTTCCCAAGGAATTTATCAATGCCGAGATCTACAGCCTCGACATGGGCTCGCTTTTGGCAGGGACCAAGTACCGAGGTGACTTCGAGGCACGGCTCAAGGGTGTGCTTGAAGAATTGAAGCAGAACAAGGAAGCCATCCTGTTCATGGATGAAATCCATACCATCGTCGGTGCCGGTTCCGTCAGCGGCGGGAGCATGGACGCATCGAATATTCTGAAGCCGTTGTTGCAGTCCGGCGAGATCCGTTGCATGGGGTCCACGACTTTCGAAGAATACAAGAATCATTTCGAAAAGGATCGCGCACTGTCGCGTCGTTTCCAGAAAATTGAAATAAATGAACCCACAGTGGAAGAGACTGTGGCTATTCTCAAGGGATTGAAGCCCCATTACGAGGCATTTCACGGAGTCAATTACACACATTTTGCTCTCAAGGCTGCGGCTGAACTGGCTGAACGTCATATCACTGATCGGTATTTGCCTGACAAGGCTATTGATGTCATGGACGAGGCTGGGGCGCTCTATAAGCTCTCCACACGTCAGAGAAAGGGCAACCGCATAAAGGTGGCCGACATTGAAAAGGTTGTAGCCCGTATGGCCCGCATCCCGGCTCGCAGGTTGACGATGTCCGACAGGGCGCGTCTGCAGAGTCTTGAGGACGATCTCAGGTCAGTGCTTTTTGGTCAGGATGAAGCCGTGGCAGCGTTGTCCCAGTCCATTAAGCGGTCCCGCGCAGGCATGCGGCAGGTCGGGCGTCCCGTTGGCAGTTTTCTGCTTACCGGGCCTACCGGAGTGGGTAAGACCGAACTGGCCCGTCAGTTGGCAAATGTTCTTGATATCGGATTTATCCGTTTCGACATGTCCGAGTATATGGAAAAGCATGCAGTGGCTCGGCTCATTGGTGCGCCTCCCGGCTATGTCGGTTTTGATCAGGGCGGCTTGCTGACCGAAGGTGTGCGCAAGAAGCCGCACTGTGTTGTTTTATTTGATGAAATTGAAAAGGCGCACCCGGATGTATTCAATATCCTGTTGCAGGTGATGGATTACGCCACGCTCACTGATAATAATGGCCGCAAAGCCGATTTCAGGCACGTTATCCTGCTGATGACTTCCAATGCCGGAGCGCGCGAGATGTCCAAGGGCGCCATTGGGTTCCAGCGTAATGAGAACGCTGACCGCGAAGGTGGAGCCTTGAAGGCACTGGAGAAACTCTTCAGCCCGGAATTCAGAAACAGGCTTGATTCCATAGTGACGTTCAAGGCGCTTGAACAGCCGGTGATGGAATTGATTGTCGACAAGTTCGTACATGAATTGAACGATCAGCTTCAGGATCGCCGGGTGGTGGTGACGCTTTCGGACAAGGCCCGCGCCAGACTGGCCGTGCTCGGGTACGATACAGCCATGGGGGCACGTCCCCTTGGGCGGGTGATCCAGACCGAAATCAAGGACGTCATTGCTGATGAGCTGCTCTTTGGTGAGCTGGTTAATGGCGGAGTGGTTTCTGTTGATGTGCCGGCAAAGGTTAGGAAATCCCGCAAAACCTCCACACCGGAAGAAGTCGGAGAGTTTGTCTTCAGCTTCGAGCCAACAGGTCGGAAACAATAG
- a CDS encoding class IV adenylate cyclase, with protein MVLECELKYLNVDLAATSRRLNDAEGEFLGKYFESNRVFDHPDRALKKAGTLLRLREKQGQCVLTVKRPPAAIEPSKLKIFEEIETGVDDCKIMAKMLEALGFISVFSYEKVREKWRFMDCVICLDRLPFGDFVEIEGTDATVSACAAALGLDPNDTTKATYHGLNIENRLLNGLEPDENFVFEEDVRVAICNELAKDSP; from the coding sequence ATGGTGCTTGAGTGTGAATTGAAATACTTGAATGTCGACCTCGCAGCGACAAGCCGCCGCCTGAACGATGCCGAGGGGGAGTTCCTTGGGAAATATTTTGAATCAAACAGAGTCTTCGATCATCCAGACCGGGCTTTGAAGAAGGCGGGCACACTTTTGCGCCTGCGTGAAAAGCAAGGGCAGTGCGTGTTGACGGTCAAGCGTCCTCCTGCAGCAATCGAACCTTCAAAGTTGAAGATATTCGAAGAAATCGAGACTGGTGTCGATGACTGTAAAATTATGGCGAAGATGTTGGAAGCCCTCGGTTTCATATCGGTTTTTTCATATGAGAAAGTTCGGGAGAAATGGCGATTCATGGACTGTGTCATCTGTTTGGACAGGTTGCCTTTTGGCGATTTCGTGGAGATTGAAGGTACAGACGCAACGGTTTCGGCGTGTGCCGCAGCACTAGGCCTGGACCCCAATGATACGACCAAGGCGACATATCATGGACTGAATATTGAAAACCGGCTGTTGAACGGGTTGGAGCCGGACGAGAATTTTGTATTTGAAGAAGATGTCCGGGTGGCCATTTGCAACGAACTTGCGAAAGATTCCCCTTAA
- the uvrB gene encoding excinuclease ABC subunit UvrB, with the protein MPDFTLVSEYTLKGDQPAAVAELIAGLKGGVRDQVLLGATGTGKTFTMANVVAQLNRPALVLAPNKTLAAQLYTEFRGLFPDNAVEYFVSYYDYYQPEAYLPHSDVYIEKDSSINDDIDKMRHAATHALLTRKDVLIIASVSCIYGLGSPEFYAKMVIPVEQGQILSMESLLERLVEIHYERNDYDFHRGTFRVRGDVVEIIPAYSREKALRIEFFGDEIDSICETDPLTGEIKDRLRKTVIYPGSHFVSDRDNLDRAVSDIRDELQKRLAYLKGRNQLVEAQRLEQRTMYDLETIEELGYCNGIENYSLHLDGRHTGQPPATLLDYFPDDFILFADESHIALPQVGGMFKGDRSRKTTLVDFGFRLPSALDNRPLNYEEFQERINQAVYVSATPGPLEIDLAEGVVVEQIIRPTGLLDPLVEVRKTQGQIDDLLAECKKRQARDERVLVTTLTKRMAEDLNEYLNQMGVEAKYLHSDIDTLERMAIIQALRAGEFFVLVGINLLREGLDIPEVSLVSILDADKEGFLRSTRSLIQTFGRAARNSDGRVILYADKVTKSMAQAMDETSRRRQKQLEYNELNGITPTTIRKKVDNLFGELSGGKVESSMGVAAEPGAGYGSDPKVLKKNIKRLEREMREAAKELEFERAAELRDRVALLRERILELG; encoded by the coding sequence ATGCCTGATTTTACGCTTGTAAGTGAATACACCCTCAAAGGAGACCAGCCCGCGGCCGTGGCCGAGCTTATTGCAGGGCTGAAAGGCGGTGTGCGCGACCAGGTCCTGCTGGGTGCGACCGGGACAGGAAAGACCTTCACCATGGCCAATGTGGTGGCCCAGCTCAATCGTCCCGCCTTGGTGCTTGCTCCCAATAAGACCCTTGCCGCACAGTTGTATACGGAGTTTCGTGGGCTCTTCCCTGATAACGCGGTTGAATATTTCGTTAGTTATTACGACTACTACCAGCCCGAAGCGTATCTGCCGCATTCGGATGTCTACATTGAAAAGGATTCGTCCATCAATGATGACATTGATAAGATGCGGCACGCTGCGACCCATGCATTATTGACGCGAAAAGATGTACTCATCATTGCGTCTGTGTCCTGTATCTATGGGCTTGGTTCCCCGGAGTTCTATGCCAAAATGGTGATTCCGGTTGAGCAGGGGCAGATCTTGTCCATGGAGTCGCTTCTGGAGCGGCTGGTGGAGATCCATTACGAACGAAACGATTATGATTTTCATCGTGGTACATTCCGTGTGCGTGGCGATGTGGTGGAGATCATTCCGGCCTATAGCCGCGAAAAAGCATTGCGCATCGAATTTTTCGGCGACGAAATCGACTCCATCTGCGAGACTGACCCGCTGACCGGCGAGATCAAGGACAGACTCAGAAAAACCGTTATTTATCCGGGCAGTCACTTCGTTTCAGACAGGGACAATCTTGACCGTGCCGTATCTGATATCCGTGACGAGCTGCAGAAACGCCTTGCCTATCTCAAGGGCAGGAATCAGTTGGTCGAGGCCCAGCGTCTTGAGCAGCGGACCATGTACGACCTCGAAACCATTGAGGAGCTTGGATACTGTAATGGTATCGAGAACTACTCCCTGCATCTGGATGGCCGACATACCGGGCAACCGCCGGCAACGTTGCTCGATTATTTCCCTGACGATTTTATCCTGTTTGCGGATGAATCCCATATCGCCTTGCCGCAGGTCGGAGGGATGTTCAAGGGAGACAGGTCGCGCAAGACCACGTTGGTGGATTTCGGGTTCCGGCTGCCTTCAGCCCTGGATAACCGACCTCTCAATTACGAAGAATTTCAGGAGCGGATAAATCAGGCCGTGTATGTGTCGGCTACGCCCGGCCCTCTTGAGATTGATCTTGCAGAGGGTGTGGTGGTGGAGCAGATCATCCGTCCCACCGGGTTGCTGGATCCTCTGGTCGAAGTGCGGAAAACACAAGGGCAGATTGACGATTTGCTTGCGGAATGTAAGAAAAGACAAGCGAGAGATGAACGGGTTTTGGTGACCACGTTGACCAAGCGTATGGCAGAGGACCTGAATGAATATCTGAACCAGATGGGGGTAGAAGCCAAGTACCTTCATTCAGATATTGATACCCTTGAGCGGATGGCAATTATTCAGGCGCTTCGTGCCGGTGAATTTTTTGTGCTTGTGGGTATTAATTTGTTGCGCGAAGGCCTTGATATCCCAGAAGTTTCGTTGGTATCAATCCTTGACGCCGATAAGGAGGGGTTCCTGCGCTCCACGCGGTCGCTTATCCAGACATTTGGGAGGGCTGCACGAAACTCTGACGGGCGGGTCATTCTGTATGCAGACAAGGTTACGAAATCCATGGCGCAGGCCATGGATGAAACCAGCCGCAGGCGTCAGAAACAGCTGGAATATAATGAGCTTAATGGTATCACGCCTACCACTATCCGTAAAAAAGTCGACAATCTCTTTGGTGAGCTGTCTGGCGGCAAGGTGGAGTCTTCCATGGGCGTGGCCGCTGAACCTGGCGCCGGATACGGAAGTGACCCGAAGGTCTTGAAAAAAAATATCAAGCGGTTGGAGCGTGAAATGCGCGAGGCGGCAAAAGAACTGGAATTTGAGCGGGCAGCAGAACTCAGGGATCGTGTTGCCCTGCTTCGCGAGCGCATACTTGAGCTGGGGTAG
- the clpS gene encoding ATP-dependent Clp protease adapter ClpS yields the protein MSDPFTGDRFESELLDEREIKEPRKYKVLLHNDDYTTMDFVVEVLVRVFRRNEAQATAIMLSVHNKGYGVCGTYTAEVAETKVDLVHRLAKSAGFPLKCSMEGE from the coding sequence ATGAGTGACCCTTTTACTGGCGACCGATTTGAATCCGAGCTGCTCGATGAACGTGAAATCAAGGAGCCTCGGAAGTATAAGGTCTTGCTGCATAATGACGATTATACAACTATGGACTTTGTGGTCGAAGTTTTGGTGCGTGTGTTTCGGAGAAATGAAGCTCAGGCTACAGCCATCATGCTCTCCGTGCACAATAAAGGGTATGGGGTGTGCGGTACCTATACGGCCGAAGTGGCTGAAACCAAGGTGGATCTGGTCCATAGATTGGCTAAAAGTGCTGGTTTTCCGCTCAAGTGTAGCATGGAAGGTGAATAG
- a CDS encoding protein-glutamate methylesterase/protein-glutamine glutaminase, with amino-acid sequence MRKIRVLIVDDSAVVRQTLVDILSSDPQIEVMGTAVDPYVAAEKLKKEVPDVITLDIEMPRMDGLTFLQKLMKQRPVPVVICSSVAEKGTANAMKALEFGAVEVIQKPKIGTKKFLEESSIRLIDKVKAAAHVRPKSLKAAPMKISPKLDADVILPKGKPVPVSVTEKICLVGASTGGTEALRVFLEAQPPDCPPIAIVQHMPEHFTLAFSNRLNSICRIHVKEAANGDQLMRGQALIAPGDKHMLLKRTGSKYYVEVKAGPLVSRHRPSVDVLFRSGARYGGKNVVAAIMTGMGDDGAKGIKELFDVGAYTIAQDEASCVVFGMPQEAIKTGGIKKIMSLSSIAGEIVRACG; translated from the coding sequence ATGCGTAAAATTCGAGTTCTTATAGTCGATGATTCAGCTGTGGTTCGTCAGACCCTGGTTGATATCCTTTCTTCTGACCCGCAGATTGAAGTCATGGGGACAGCGGTGGATCCCTATGTGGCTGCTGAAAAGCTCAAGAAGGAAGTGCCCGATGTCATCACATTGGACATTGAAATGCCCAGAATGGATGGGCTGACCTTTTTGCAGAAGCTGATGAAGCAACGTCCTGTTCCCGTTGTCATTTGTTCTTCCGTTGCGGAAAAGGGAACAGCCAATGCTATGAAAGCCTTGGAATTTGGTGCCGTAGAGGTTATACAGAAGCCAAAAATTGGCACCAAGAAGTTTCTTGAGGAATCGAGTATTCGTCTCATTGACAAGGTCAAAGCTGCTGCGCATGTTCGACCAAAATCTCTCAAGGCTGCTCCTATGAAGATTAGTCCGAAGCTGGATGCTGACGTCATACTACCCAAGGGAAAACCGGTCCCTGTTTCAGTAACTGAAAAAATTTGTCTTGTGGGAGCGTCTACAGGAGGCACTGAAGCCTTGCGTGTCTTTCTGGAGGCTCAACCTCCGGATTGTCCGCCTATCGCCATCGTTCAGCATATGCCTGAGCACTTTACCCTGGCTTTTTCCAATAGGTTGAATTCCATCTGTCGTATACACGTCAAGGAAGCCGCCAACGGAGATCAGTTGATGCGAGGGCAGGCGCTTATCGCACCGGGCGACAAGCACATGCTTCTGAAGCGTACTGGCTCCAAATACTATGTGGAAGTCAAAGCCGGGCCATTGGTTTCACGCCACCGGCCTTCGGTCGATGTTCTTTTCCGTTCAGGTGCCCGCTATGGTGGCAAGAATGTGGTCGCCGCCATCATGACCGGCATGGGAGATGATGGTGCCAAGGGAATTAAAGAGCTTTTCGATGTTGGGGCTTATACCATAGCTCAGGATGAGGCCTCCTGCGTTGTCTTTGGCATGCCGCAGGAAGCGATCAAGACCGGCGGCATCAAGAAGATTATGTCTTTGTCCAGTATTGCAGGAGAGATTGTTCGCGCTTGCGGTTAA
- the aat gene encoding leucyl/phenylalanyl-tRNA--protein transferase: MIYRLFDEPVFPDPEQADPDGLLAVGGDLSPQRLLNAYSNGIFPWYAEDSPILWWSTNPRLILIPDEFHMPRSLRRVLNKGTFTFTMDTCFEEVVRKCACCPRPGQEGTWIVEDMVEAYVMLHELGYAHSVEAWQGGELVGGLYGVSLGSVFFGESMFYSVPDASKAAFAMCIEQLKKWNFSLIDCQQTTQHLLRFGAREMLRFRFLAMLHEAMEVPTREGLWRFDDQQ; the protein is encoded by the coding sequence ATGATTTACCGACTTTTCGATGAACCCGTATTCCCCGATCCGGAGCAGGCTGATCCTGACGGTCTCCTTGCCGTGGGCGGAGACTTGAGTCCACAACGCCTGCTTAACGCGTATTCCAACGGAATTTTCCCTTGGTATGCCGAAGATTCCCCTATCCTGTGGTGGTCTACCAACCCTCGTTTAATCCTGATTCCCGATGAATTCCACATGCCACGCAGTCTGCGCCGAGTGCTCAACAAGGGAACGTTTACCTTCACCATGGACACGTGCTTTGAGGAGGTCGTGCGAAAATGCGCCTGTTGTCCCCGCCCTGGGCAGGAGGGCACGTGGATTGTCGAGGATATGGTGGAAGCGTATGTCATGCTCCATGAGCTTGGGTATGCCCATTCGGTGGAGGCGTGGCAGGGGGGCGAATTGGTAGGAGGACTTTACGGCGTTTCTCTTGGATCGGTTTTTTTTGGCGAATCCATGTTTTATTCTGTGCCGGACGCATCCAAGGCCGCATTTGCCATGTGTATCGAGCAACTGAAGAAGTGGAATTTCAGCCTGATAGATTGTCAGCAGACGACACAGCACCTCCTTCGCTTTGGTGCCCGGGAAATGCTCCGTTTCCGCTTTTTGGCCATGCTCCACGAAGCAATGGAAGTCCCGACCCGAGAAGGGCTGTGGCGGTTTGATGATCAGCAATAG
- the crcB gene encoding fluoride efflux transporter CrcB, which yields MTKILYISIGGAAGSLSRYWLSGVAQRLGGESFPFGTFAVNMAGCLLFGAVWGFFENRILAGSELRLLILTGFMGAFTTFSTYMFETAELVKYGQMLAAMINVVGQSLVGLALVLTGMALGKLL from the coding sequence CTGACAAAAATTCTATATATCTCCATCGGCGGAGCGGCTGGATCACTTTCCCGGTACTGGCTCTCCGGCGTAGCTCAAAGACTGGGCGGCGAATCATTTCCCTTCGGTACCTTTGCAGTGAATATGGCAGGTTGTCTCCTGTTCGGTGCCGTATGGGGCTTTTTTGAAAACCGCATACTTGCCGGCAGCGAGTTGCGTCTGCTGATTCTGACCGGCTTCATGGGTGCCTTTACAACCTTTTCGACATACATGTTTGAGACGGCAGAGCTGGTCAAGTACGGCCAGATGCTCGCAGCCATGATCAATGTGGTTGGGCAAAGCCTGGTGGGACTGGCCCTTGTGCTAACCGGCATGGCCCTGGGCAAACTTCTGTAA